A single window of Microbispora hainanensis DNA harbors:
- the panD gene encoding aspartate 1-decarboxylase, whose amino-acid sequence MFRTLMKSKIHRATVTQADLHYVGSVTIDADLMAEADLVEGEKVDIVDIDNGNRLSTYVIEGPAGSGVIGINGAAARLISVGDLVIIIAYALVAEDEVKALKPRVVFVDKDNKPLHVGSDPAAVPDGMGLTPGDLTPPSTT is encoded by the coding sequence GTTGATGAAGTCGAAGATCCACCGCGCGACCGTCACGCAGGCCGACCTGCACTACGTCGGCTCGGTGACGATCGACGCGGACCTGATGGCCGAGGCCGACCTCGTCGAGGGTGAGAAGGTCGACATCGTCGACATCGACAACGGCAACCGCCTGTCCACCTACGTCATCGAGGGCCCGGCGGGCTCGGGCGTCATCGGCATCAACGGCGCCGCCGCCCGGCTCATCTCCGTCGGCGACCTCGTGATCATCATCGCGTACGCGCTGGTCGCCGAGGACGAGGTCAAGGCGCTCAAGCCACGCGTCGTCTTCGTCGACAAGGACAACAAGCCGCTGCACGTCGGCTCCGACCCCGCCGCCGTCCCCGACGGCATGGGCCTCACCCCCGGCGACCTCACTCCACCCTCCACCACCTGA
- a CDS encoding DUF6247 family protein produces MTAQPEDPSAIFEALPPSHRAWFRAEYDEALDAAHDLARLKQVQALLRQWRLRAIAYARPGYEEAVQDALQDRTEMFTRYTPPEWEGRVRRAGVLAAPEPPTTVFVASVAEVLDGPIELIARRSAVPPRWGYVRRGREAGRPFLRAPGHVAPRVR; encoded by the coding sequence ATGACCGCGCAGCCTGAGGACCCGTCCGCGATCTTCGAGGCGCTCCCGCCGTCCCACCGCGCCTGGTTCCGGGCGGAGTACGACGAGGCTTTGGACGCCGCACACGACTTGGCCCGCCTCAAGCAGGTGCAGGCGTTGTTGCGTCAGTGGCGGCTGCGCGCGATCGCTTACGCGCGCCCGGGTTACGAGGAGGCCGTCCAGGACGCGCTCCAGGACCGTACGGAGATGTTCACGCGCTACACCCCGCCCGAGTGGGAAGGCCGGGTGCGGAGGGCCGGGGTGCTCGCCGCACCCGAGCCGCCGACCACGGTCTTCGTCGCTAGCGTCGCCGAGGTGCTCGACGGGCCCATAGAGCTGATCGCCCGCCGCTCCGCCGTCCCGCCGCGCTGGGGATACGTCAGGCGAGGCCGAGAAGCCGGGCGGCCGTTCCTCCGAGCACCCGGTCACGTAGCTCCCCGGGTGCGGTGA